The proteins below come from a single Carnobacterium divergens DSM 20623 genomic window:
- the ald gene encoding alanine dehydrogenase: MRIGIPKEIKNNENRVAIVPAGVATLVEAGHEVFVENEAGVGAGFSNAEYVKVGAKMIEEAETVWSADMIMKVKEPQVSEYRYFREDLILFTYLHLAPVKELTLALKESGVTAVAYETMVDNERTLPLLTPMSEVAGRMSVQIGAQFLESQYGGNGTLLAGVPGVKRGKIVIIGGGKAGTNAAKVGIGMGASVTILDVSSKRLAELDDLFGNQINTAISNGYTIAQELRDADVVIGAVLIPGAKAPKLVTEEMVKEMKKGAVLVDIAIDQGGIFETTDKITTHDDPIYLKHGVIHYAVANMPGAVARTSTLALTNATLPYALQIANQGIKEAAKANPTIFSGLNLMNHEVTYEAVALAHGLNYVSAINYVE, translated from the coding sequence ATGAGAATAGGAATTCCAAAAGAGATTAAGAACAATGAAAATAGAGTGGCGATTGTGCCAGCGGGTGTTGCGACATTAGTTGAAGCAGGACACGAGGTGTTTGTTGAAAATGAAGCAGGCGTTGGAGCGGGTTTTTCTAACGCTGAATATGTAAAAGTAGGGGCAAAAATGATTGAAGAAGCTGAAACCGTTTGGTCAGCCGATATGATTATGAAAGTAAAAGAACCACAAGTATCAGAATATCGTTATTTTAGAGAAGACTTGATTTTGTTTACTTACTTACATTTAGCGCCAGTAAAAGAATTAACGCTAGCATTAAAAGAAAGTGGAGTGACAGCTGTTGCTTATGAAACGATGGTAGACAATGAAAGAACCTTGCCGTTGTTAACACCAATGAGTGAAGTGGCAGGAAGAATGTCTGTGCAAATTGGCGCTCAATTTTTAGAAAGTCAATATGGCGGCAATGGAACCTTGCTTGCAGGCGTTCCTGGGGTTAAGCGTGGTAAAATTGTGATTATTGGTGGAGGGAAAGCCGGTACGAATGCAGCTAAAGTTGGCATTGGAATGGGTGCTTCTGTGACAATTTTAGATGTTAGTTCAAAACGATTAGCGGAATTAGATGATTTATTTGGCAATCAAATCAATACAGCGATTTCTAACGGATACACGATTGCACAGGAATTACGCGACGCGGATGTTGTAATTGGAGCCGTTCTAATACCGGGAGCAAAGGCACCAAAATTAGTTACGGAAGAGATGGTCAAGGAAATGAAAAAAGGCGCTGTTTTAGTTGATATTGCCATTGATCAAGGAGGCATTTTTGAAACAACAGATAAAATTACGACTCATGATGATCCTATTTATCTAAAACATGGTGTCATTCACTATGCCGTTGCCAATATGCCTGGTGCAGTAGCTAGAACATCAACACTGGCACTAACAAATGCTACGTTACCTTATGCACTTCAAATTGCCAATCAGGGTATCAAAGAAGCAGCGAAAGCTAATCCAACAATTTTTAGTGGACTTAATTTGATGAATCATGAAGTTACTTATGAAGCCGTTGCACTTGCTCATGGGTTAAATTATGTTTCGGCAATTAATTATGTAGAATAA
- a CDS encoding AEC family transporter produces MSSIILQATGFLLIISVAYLLKQGGLFKQSDGHLLSKVIVNLTLPAAIILGFNGVQVNSVFFYLILIGFLTNVVLVFFGGFIWKKKDPIQQGFMMFGISGYNIGNFTLPFVQGFFSAAVPFLCMFDMGNALMLSGGSTILVEKMTGKSESKFSALQSLKRLFSSPPFTVYILMFFLAIFHITIPKTVLSYVHLFASGNAFLSMFMIGLYLEISIQKTDLKLVSKVLITRYLLATVVACFFYFVLPFPLFIRKVLVLLAFAPIGSLSTISSIAFGCKASVAGFISSASIILSLIIMTGILIVLL; encoded by the coding sequence ATGAGTTCGATTATTTTACAAGCAACGGGATTTTTATTGATTATCTCAGTTGCCTATTTATTAAAACAAGGAGGGCTATTTAAGCAAAGTGATGGCCACCTCTTATCGAAGGTAATCGTCAATCTTACCTTACCAGCTGCTATTATTTTGGGATTTAATGGTGTTCAAGTAAATTCCGTTTTCTTTTATTTAATTTTAATTGGTTTTCTTACGAATGTGGTGCTCGTGTTTTTTGGCGGTTTCATTTGGAAAAAGAAAGATCCCATCCAACAAGGCTTTATGATGTTTGGAATCTCAGGTTATAATATTGGCAACTTTACCCTTCCTTTTGTACAAGGTTTTTTTAGCGCCGCCGTTCCTTTTTTATGTATGTTCGACATGGGAAATGCCTTAATGTTATCAGGAGGTTCAACCATTTTAGTAGAAAAAATGACGGGTAAAAGTGAATCTAAATTTTCTGCACTTCAAAGCTTAAAACGGTTGTTTTCTTCTCCTCCTTTCACGGTTTACATTCTGATGTTTTTTCTTGCCATCTTTCATATTACAATTCCAAAAACCGTCTTATCCTATGTCCACTTATTTGCTAGCGGAAATGCCTTCTTATCAATGTTTATGATTGGTTTGTACTTAGAAATCTCGATTCAAAAAACCGATTTAAAACTTGTCAGTAAAGTATTAATTACTCGTTATTTACTGGCTACCGTCGTGGCTTGTTTTTTCTATTTCGTATTGCCGTTCCCATTGTTTATTCGTAAAGTGCTTGTCTTACTTGCATTTGCTCCAATTGGTAGTTTGTCTACGATTAGCTCAATCGCCTTTGGTTGTAAAGCCTCTGTTGCAGGATTTATTTCATCGGCAAGTATTATTCTTTCATTAATTATTATGACCGGAATTTTGATTGTTTTACTTTAA
- a CDS encoding aldo/keto reductase produces MKQLDLGKSGLMVSEIALGCMRMSDLSIQEASKVIETSVSEGMTFFDHADIYGGGASEEIFASALKQTSIKREEIHLQTKCGIRKGFFDFSKEHIIASVEGSLKRLNTDYVDTLLLHRPDTLMEPAEVAEAFNDLQKSGKVRHFGVSNQNPLQVDLLQKSVDQKLIANQLQFGVMHTGMIDSGINANMKNSASIFHDGGVLEYSRLKEITIQAWSPYQYGMFEGVFLGNEKFPEVNQKIDEIADRYQVSNTTIATAWILRHPANMQTIVGSMNTDRIKQIAQASDIQLSREEWYEIYRAAGNQLP; encoded by the coding sequence ATGAAACAATTAGATTTAGGAAAAAGTGGCTTAATGGTTTCAGAAATTGCCTTAGGCTGCATGAGAATGTCGGATCTTTCAATTCAAGAGGCTAGTAAGGTGATTGAAACATCTGTAAGTGAAGGCATGACGTTTTTTGATCATGCGGATATTTATGGTGGCGGAGCTTCTGAAGAAATTTTTGCGTCAGCTTTAAAACAAACATCGATTAAACGAGAAGAGATTCATTTACAAACAAAATGTGGCATTCGTAAGGGATTCTTTGATTTTTCTAAGGAACATATTATCGCTTCAGTTGAAGGAAGCTTAAAACGTTTAAATACAGATTACGTTGACACGTTGTTACTCCATAGACCAGATACGTTGATGGAACCAGCAGAAGTAGCAGAAGCCTTTAACGACTTACAAAAAAGTGGAAAAGTGCGTCATTTTGGTGTCAGCAATCAAAATCCGTTACAAGTAGACTTATTACAAAAATCAGTGGATCAAAAACTAATCGCAAATCAATTACAATTCGGTGTGATGCATACAGGAATGATTGACTCAGGTATCAACGCGAATATGAAAAATTCAGCAAGTATTTTCCATGATGGAGGCGTATTAGAATATTCACGCTTAAAAGAAATCACCATTCAAGCGTGGTCACCGTATCAATACGGCATGTTTGAAGGGGTCTTTTTAGGCAATGAAAAATTCCCAGAGGTTAACCAAAAAATCGATGAAATTGCAGACCGCTACCAAGTCAGCAATACAACGATTGCAACAGCTTGGATCTTGCGTCATCCAGCAAATATGCAGACCATTGTTGGGAGCATGAATACCGACCGAATCAAACAAATTGCACAAGCTTCTGACATTCAATTAAGTCGTGAAGAATGGTATGAAATTTATCGCGCAGCAGGCAATCAACTGCCTTAA
- a CDS encoding GNAT family N-acetyltransferase produces the protein MIPTLLKTKRLTLTPVQLSEATVLYNVWSNSTVTKYMNIAPFESLQQAKEMIAFFEESLLTEKAVRYAIYYQNNCIGSCGFNCFDWQAKETEIGYEILPTFWNLGLGTEIVALLCQTAFEKLGLETVFASIEKENTASKKLVKKCGFQLATEQHSTLEVYRKSHTN, from the coding sequence GTGATCCCAACATTACTAAAAACGAAACGACTAACGTTAACCCCAGTTCAATTAAGCGAAGCTACGGTTCTCTATAATGTTTGGTCGAATTCAACCGTTACCAAGTATATGAATATTGCACCATTTGAATCGCTTCAACAGGCAAAAGAGATGATTGCTTTTTTTGAAGAAAGCTTGCTAACTGAAAAAGCAGTGCGCTATGCTATTTATTACCAGAATAATTGCATTGGCAGTTGTGGTTTTAATTGCTTTGACTGGCAAGCAAAGGAAACTGAAATCGGCTATGAAATTTTACCGACTTTTTGGAATCTTGGATTAGGAACTGAAATTGTTGCTCTTCTTTGCCAGACCGCTTTTGAAAAGCTCGGATTGGAAACGGTGTTTGCTTCTATCGAAAAAGAAAATACCGCTTCAAAGAAATTAGTTAAAAAATGTGGCTTCCAATTAGCAACAGAACAACATTCAACTTTAGAGGTTTATCGTAAATCTCATACTAATTAA
- the arcD gene encoding arginine-ornithine antiporter, whose amino-acid sequence MDKIRKQEEIKSDQHKVGLLPLITLVMGSAIGAGIFNLMKDMAQGAAPGAVLISWVIVGIGIIALALCFQNLSDALPELDAGIFQYAEDGFGKFAGFASAWGYWLSIWLGNVAFATMLMSSLGFFFPIFKGGQNIPSIIGASILLWFLNYLVTKGVENATVINFVVTICKLVPIFVFIVCGLFAFKLSTFTYDFWGTVSQRFEWADVFYQVKSTMLITIFVFVGIEGASILSSRAKYKKDVGRATIIGVLSVLVIYMLVTILSFGILPQGELAHLPEPGMAYVLEAIVGYWGAAFICGGLSISILGVWLSWTILPAETGLIAAKQGLFPQLFGKVNKHGAPTYSLAITSGCIQLFMFTFLITDEAYQFMASMVSSVVIITYLFVTLYQVKFSYQQPKSKNRTIQLAIGVVATLFQIWAFFSAGLKYNLLLTLLFVPGIFVYIQAQKEQGRSKNIFSNFEKMVVGLIFVGSVAALYFLVTDVIAI is encoded by the coding sequence GTGGATAAAATTCGTAAGCAAGAAGAAATAAAAAGTGACCAGCATAAAGTTGGACTGTTGCCATTGATTACCTTAGTGATGGGTTCTGCTATTGGTGCCGGAATTTTTAATTTGATGAAAGATATGGCTCAAGGAGCAGCTCCAGGGGCGGTATTGATTAGCTGGGTGATTGTTGGAATCGGAATTATAGCCTTAGCTTTATGTTTTCAAAATTTATCAGATGCGTTGCCAGAATTAGATGCCGGAATTTTTCAATATGCAGAAGATGGTTTTGGGAAATTTGCGGGTTTTGCAAGTGCATGGGGGTACTGGTTGTCGATTTGGCTAGGCAATGTTGCTTTTGCAACGATGTTGATGAGTAGTTTGGGTTTCTTTTTTCCAATTTTTAAAGGAGGACAAAATATTCCTTCTATTATTGGTGCTAGTATTTTATTATGGTTTTTGAATTATTTAGTAACTAAAGGAGTAGAAAATGCTACAGTTATCAATTTTGTTGTTACAATCTGCAAGTTGGTTCCGATTTTTGTCTTTATTGTTTGTGGCTTGTTTGCCTTTAAGCTAAGTACGTTTACCTATGATTTTTGGGGAACAGTTTCTCAACGTTTTGAATGGGCAGATGTCTTCTATCAAGTGAAATCAACGATGCTGATTACGATTTTTGTTTTTGTTGGGATTGAAGGTGCTTCAATCTTGTCATCCCGTGCAAAATATAAAAAAGATGTTGGACGCGCGACCATTATTGGTGTTTTAAGCGTTTTAGTCATCTACATGTTGGTGACGATTCTTTCCTTTGGCATTTTACCGCAAGGGGAGCTAGCTCATTTACCTGAACCGGGGATGGCTTATGTTTTAGAGGCGATTGTTGGTTATTGGGGCGCAGCGTTTATTTGTGGCGGACTGTCTATTTCAATTTTGGGTGTGTGGCTGTCATGGACAATTTTACCTGCCGAAACAGGATTGATTGCAGCAAAACAAGGCTTGTTTCCACAATTATTTGGGAAAGTAAACAAGCATGGTGCGCCAACCTATTCATTGGCAATCACAAGTGGTTGTATTCAATTGTTTATGTTTACCTTTTTAATTACCGATGAAGCTTACCAGTTTATGGCTTCGATGGTTTCAAGTGTTGTGATTATTACCTATTTATTTGTGACGCTTTACCAAGTAAAATTTTCTTATCAGCAACCAAAAAGTAAAAATAGAACTATCCAATTAGCGATTGGAGTTGTTGCAACACTTTTCCAAATTTGGGCATTCTTTAGTGCTGGTTTAAAATACAACTTATTATTAACGCTTCTCTTTGTACCAGGTATTTTTGTTTATATTCAAGCTCAAAAAGAGCAGGGGCGTTCAAAAAATATCTTTTCCAATTTTGAAAAAATGGTAGTCGGTTTGATTTTTGTTGGAAGTGTCGCGGCCCTTTACTTTTTAGTTACAGATGTCATAGCTATTTAA
- a CDS encoding YwbE family protein produces the protein MPSCKLWYTKLNSIKVGEKMNGKNRKDIQIGASVEIVLKKDQRTGKLTKGHVKRILTNSPTHPHGIKVMLVEEDQVGRVQKINPN, from the coding sequence ATGCCATCTTGTAAATTATGGTATACTAAATTGAATTCAATTAAAGTGGGTGAAAAAATGAATGGCAAAAATAGAAAAGATATCCAAATTGGTGCATCGGTTGAAATTGTGTTAAAAAAAGACCAACGCACTGGAAAATTAACAAAAGGACATGTTAAAAGAATTTTAACCAACAGTCCTACTCATCCACACGGCATTAAAGTCATGTTAGTAGAAGAGGACCAAGTTGGGCGTGTTCAAAAAATCAATCCAAATTAA
- a CDS encoding YxeA family protein, which translates to MKKVILSSSILLIILAIAASALAIIGFGDRFNPLVKSEPVYVLTSTKDAVKVPEGGYHYTQKAYNQDGDESPIKYYAGGILKEGAYLKLDAKGDYVREWEEVTQNDVPKKALEKLNQLSPN; encoded by the coding sequence ATGAAAAAAGTAATTTTAAGTAGTAGTATTTTATTAATTATTTTAGCTATCGCAGCCAGTGCTTTAGCCATTATCGGATTTGGCGATCGCTTTAATCCACTAGTAAAGAGTGAGCCTGTCTATGTTTTGACTTCAACAAAGGATGCTGTCAAAGTTCCAGAAGGCGGTTATCATTATACTCAAAAAGCTTATAACCAAGATGGGGACGAATCTCCCATTAAATATTACGCAGGAGGCATTTTAAAGGAAGGCGCGTATCTTAAATTAGATGCTAAAGGGGACTATGTTCGTGAGTGGGAAGAAGTCACACAAAATGACGTTCCAAAAAAAGCTTTAGAGAAATTAAATCAGCTTAGTCCAAATTAA
- a CDS encoding YihY/virulence factor BrkB family protein: MVSTEKKEKIKESAVAIFILAKNNWARVNISSQSAELAYYVLLSLFPILIVVGNLVPFLPIDVDATLPYIESMMPPDIFKVLKPILLQFLNSSSSSAISIGLITAIWSSSKGFNSLQTVLNSVYGTKKRKNFIIVRVVSFLIALAMIVILGAIVFLFVFGEQLIRFIQDKLSLPFDLLTDFTQLKWGVTVIVLTVIFTVIYFLVPNNRWNILYSLPGAVFATVGWLVSSQAFSLYVRFGGGNSVGYGTIGIFIVLMLWLYLVSMILLTGAFVNVMVYQYLNGVDFQNEPKREVKMAKVSKKQRRKLNKT, from the coding sequence TTGGTTTCAACAGAAAAGAAAGAAAAAATAAAAGAGTCAGCAGTCGCCATTTTTATTTTAGCAAAGAATAATTGGGCAAGGGTAAATATTTCCTCTCAATCTGCTGAATTAGCGTATTATGTGTTGCTCTCATTGTTTCCTATTTTGATTGTTGTAGGAAATTTAGTGCCATTTTTACCGATTGATGTCGATGCAACTCTGCCTTACATCGAATCGATGATGCCTCCTGATATCTTTAAAGTCTTAAAACCAATTTTGCTACAGTTTTTAAATAGCTCAAGTAGTAGCGCTATTTCAATTGGATTGATAACGGCAATTTGGTCTTCTTCGAAAGGCTTTAATTCGCTACAAACGGTATTGAATAGTGTTTACGGAACCAAGAAACGAAAGAATTTTATTATTGTTCGAGTAGTGTCCTTCTTAATTGCGTTAGCCATGATTGTGATTCTTGGAGCTATTGTCTTTCTATTCGTTTTTGGCGAACAACTCATTCGGTTTATCCAAGATAAATTGTCATTGCCTTTCGATTTGTTAACGGATTTTACTCAATTGAAGTGGGGCGTTACGGTGATTGTTTTAACGGTTATTTTTACAGTGATTTATTTCTTGGTTCCGAATAATCGCTGGAATATTCTCTACTCATTGCCAGGAGCTGTTTTTGCAACTGTTGGTTGGTTGGTTTCATCCCAAGCTTTTTCGTTATATGTTCGTTTTGGCGGTGGAAATTCAGTAGGGTATGGAACGATTGGTATTTTTATTGTGTTGATGTTATGGTTGTATTTAGTATCAATGATCTTGTTAACAGGAGCTTTTGTCAATGTTATGGTGTATCAATATCTGAACGGCGTTGACTTTCAAAATGAGCCGAAAAGAGAAGTGAAAATGGCAAAAGTATCAAAAAAACAGCGTCGGAAATTAAATAAAACTTAG
- the adhP gene encoding alcohol dehydrogenase AdhP produces MKAAVVSEKNNGKVEIKDVILRALKEGEALVDVEYCGVCHTDLHVAHGDFGEVPGRVIGHEGIGIVKEIAPDVTNLKVGDRVSIAWFFEGCGTCEYCVTGRETFCRDVKNAGFSVDGAMAEECIVKADYAVKVPEGLDPAQASSISCAGVTCYKAIKVSDVKPGQWIAIYGIGGLGNLAIQYAKNVFNAKVIAVDINDDKLEFAKELGADLVCNPLKDGDAGEWIQKAVGGAHAAVVTAVSKVAFNQAVNSVRAASKVVAVGLPSETMDLEIVKTVLDGIQIVGSLVGTRKDLEEAFQFGAEGKVVPLVETRSLDEVNDIFEEMEQGKIRGRMVVDLHKGCSH; encoded by the coding sequence ATGAAAGCAGCAGTAGTTAGTGAAAAGAATAACGGGAAAGTTGAAATTAAAGACGTAATATTACGAGCTCTAAAAGAAGGTGAAGCGTTAGTTGATGTGGAATATTGTGGCGTTTGTCACACAGATTTACATGTTGCCCATGGTGATTTTGGTGAAGTTCCAGGACGTGTTATTGGACATGAAGGAATTGGAATCGTCAAAGAAATCGCGCCTGATGTTACGAATTTAAAAGTTGGCGATCGCGTAAGTATTGCTTGGTTTTTTGAAGGCTGTGGAACATGTGAATATTGCGTTACGGGTCGTGAAACATTCTGTCGTGATGTTAAAAATGCAGGTTTTTCAGTTGATGGTGCGATGGCAGAAGAATGTATCGTTAAAGCTGATTATGCAGTTAAAGTACCAGAAGGATTAGATCCGGCTCAAGCAAGTAGTATCAGCTGTGCGGGTGTGACTTGTTACAAAGCAATTAAAGTTTCTGATGTGAAGCCAGGACAATGGATTGCGATTTATGGTATTGGTGGACTGGGAAATTTAGCCATTCAATACGCTAAAAATGTTTTTAATGCAAAGGTAATTGCAGTTGATATTAATGATGATAAATTAGAATTTGCAAAAGAATTAGGTGCAGATTTAGTTTGCAACCCATTGAAAGATGGTGACGCAGGTGAGTGGATTCAAAAAGCTGTTGGCGGCGCACATGCAGCTGTCGTAACAGCAGTGTCTAAAGTAGCTTTCAATCAAGCGGTTAATTCAGTTCGTGCTGCTTCAAAAGTAGTGGCAGTAGGATTGCCTTCTGAGACGATGGATCTAGAAATTGTTAAAACGGTTTTAGATGGTATTCAAATCGTTGGTTCATTAGTTGGAACTAGAAAAGATTTAGAAGAAGCATTCCAATTTGGCGCTGAAGGAAAAGTTGTGCCGTTAGTTGAAACGCGTAGCTTAGATGAAGTAAACGATATTTTTGAAGAAATGGAACAAGGAAAAATTAGAGGAAGAATGGTTGTCGATTTACACAAAGGATGTAGCCATTAA
- a CDS encoding DUF2969 family protein has protein sequence MARSNKEISVEVRETSKNTESFVELELVVNKEVIGIVQQEVGQNPIIITNDGKQQTVKSVDVGINELIMAYNLHN, from the coding sequence TTGGCTAGAAGCAATAAAGAAATTAGCGTAGAAGTGAGAGAGACGAGTAAAAATACTGAGAGTTTTGTAGAACTTGAATTAGTCGTAAATAAAGAGGTAATAGGCATTGTTCAGCAAGAAGTGGGTCAAAATCCTATTATTATTACAAATGATGGAAAACAACAAACTGTTAAATCAGTTGATGTTGGAATCAATGAACTGATTATGGCGTATAATTTACACAATTAA